Proteins encoded by one window of Streptomyces sp. NBC_01571:
- a CDS encoding ferritin-like protein produces MPHPEQPDLTATRAPAPITTLESLREHLQWAIELEHATLPPYLCALYSLDPSRNAEAVQVVSGVFVEEMIHLALAANLLNAVGGRPRLDTPRLLPRHPRPLPHGDRSLEMSLVPFGPEALEMFLRLEQPARAGAPAEGDDYETIGQFYDAIEQGLRHLCAELGEQAVFCGDPARQAVAGPFMHTGGRMAAVTDLDSALAALTEIVEQGEGTSRGEVWDGDEDIFHTDRDEVAHYYRFQELKAGRRYQRGDTPRSGPTGEAVVVDPEGVYPMRPNPRMADHPLGSPIRTAQEQFNKTYCVLLQQLDQAFNGSPKMLGAATGTMYALKAQAQNLMQTPDGDDTTAGPTFEYIEPELRG; encoded by the coding sequence GTGCCTCATCCAGAACAGCCTGACCTCACCGCGACACGTGCACCGGCACCGATAACGACGCTCGAAAGCCTTCGTGAGCACCTGCAATGGGCGATCGAACTGGAACACGCCACACTGCCGCCCTACCTCTGCGCCCTCTACTCGCTGGACCCGTCGAGGAACGCTGAGGCGGTTCAGGTGGTGAGCGGTGTCTTCGTCGAGGAGATGATCCACCTGGCCCTGGCGGCGAACCTCCTCAACGCGGTCGGCGGTCGACCTCGCCTGGACACGCCGCGGTTGCTGCCCCGCCATCCCCGGCCCCTGCCGCACGGCGATCGCTCGCTGGAAATGTCACTGGTTCCGTTCGGGCCGGAAGCGCTTGAGATGTTCCTCCGCCTCGAGCAGCCCGCGCGGGCCGGTGCTCCCGCCGAGGGCGACGACTACGAGACGATCGGGCAGTTCTACGACGCGATCGAGCAAGGACTGCGCCACCTGTGCGCCGAACTCGGCGAGCAGGCGGTCTTCTGCGGCGATCCCGCCCGCCAGGCCGTCGCCGGCCCCTTCATGCACACGGGCGGCCGGATGGCCGCGGTCACCGATCTCGACTCGGCCCTGGCGGCACTGACAGAGATCGTCGAGCAGGGCGAGGGCACGTCCCGCGGCGAGGTCTGGGACGGTGACGAGGACATCTTCCACACCGACCGCGACGAAGTCGCCCACTACTACCGGTTCCAGGAACTCAAGGCGGGCCGTCGCTACCAGCGGGGTGACACGCCGCGGTCCGGACCCACGGGTGAAGCAGTCGTGGTCGATCCCGAGGGTGTCTACCCGATGCGCCCCAATCCGCGGATGGCGGATCACCCTCTGGGCAGCCCGATCCGTACTGCCCAAGAACAGTTCAACAAGACGTACTGCGTGCTGCTCCAGCAACTGGACCAGGCGTTCAACGGCAGCCCCAAGATGCTGGGGGCCGCGACCGGCACGATGTACGCGCTCAAGGCACAGGCGCAGAACCTGATGCAGACGCCCGACGGAGACGACACGACAGCCGGTCCGACCTTCGAGTACATCGAACCCGAACTCCGCGGGTGA
- a CDS encoding N-acetylmuramoyl-L-alanine amidase: MHQRKKRLRVSAVIAAGTLAAAGLATLPFTALADTPADPAHTTRQQDFAAAATQYHIPLNVLLGLAYQESGWQSHGELPSTDGGFGPLHLTDVTPAMMAAGDAGATGRSDLTTLAANPALHTLQAAAKLTGLPADTLRKDPAANIRGGAALLASYQKHLTGSTPPDAAQWYGAVARYSQSTQKQAAARFANRVFDTIREGATATTDNGQRVRLTATPSIHPADTQVDELHLKTAATTATDTECPPTVDCTFVPGSAAGGQVSNRPANGIRIDTIVIHDLESTYQAGINTLADPKNAASTHYVMRSADGAVTQMVPTKDIAFQAGNYSTNLHSIGIEHEGYAAQGATWYTEAQYEATADLVTYLADRFRIPLDRQHIIGHDNVAGPNSSLVSGMHWDPGNGWDWDHFMRLLGHPLSGPHTPPTIGSVVTIDPTFADNVQNVNICPADDPTGNTPACTDTPQASNFVYLRTAPDATAPLFADQAIHPTGPGTNRINDWGSTAQTGQQFVVADVQNDWTAIWYSGAKVWFHNPDGQNTRCAYGVKIIKAAGTTPVAVYGSSYPDKSEYPAGLGASAQAPLSMYTVPAGQAYVATQPPAATDDYFTSGTVVIGAKKMYTIQYNHRVALVYANDTTATTAIHHWEDSGN, encoded by the coding sequence TTGCATCAGAGGAAGAAGCGGCTGCGGGTCTCGGCCGTGATCGCCGCCGGCACACTGGCCGCAGCCGGCCTGGCCACCCTCCCCTTCACCGCACTTGCCGACACCCCGGCCGATCCGGCCCACACCACCCGGCAGCAGGACTTCGCCGCCGCCGCCACGCAGTACCACATCCCCCTCAACGTCCTGCTCGGCCTCGCCTACCAGGAGTCCGGCTGGCAGTCGCACGGCGAACTGCCCAGCACCGACGGCGGCTTCGGACCCCTGCACCTCACCGACGTCACCCCCGCCATGATGGCCGCCGGCGACGCCGGCGCCACCGGCCGCAGCGACCTCACCACCCTCGCCGCGAACCCCGCCCTGCACACCCTGCAGGCCGCCGCGAAACTCACCGGCCTGCCCGCCGACACCCTCCGCAAGGACCCCGCCGCGAACATCCGCGGCGGCGCCGCACTCCTCGCCTCGTACCAGAAACACCTGACCGGCAGCACACCACCGGACGCCGCCCAGTGGTACGGCGCCGTGGCCCGCTACAGCCAGTCCACACAGAAGCAGGCAGCCGCACGCTTCGCCAACCGGGTCTTCGACACCATCCGCGAAGGCGCCACCGCCACCACCGACAACGGCCAGCGAGTCCGGCTGACAGCCACCCCCTCGATCCACCCCGCAGACACGCAGGTGGACGAGCTGCACCTGAAGACGGCGGCCACCACCGCCACCGACACCGAATGCCCGCCCACCGTGGACTGCACGTTCGTGCCCGGCTCCGCGGCCGGCGGCCAGGTCTCCAACCGGCCCGCCAACGGCATCCGCATCGACACCATCGTCATCCACGACCTGGAATCCACCTACCAGGCCGGCATCAACACCCTCGCCGACCCCAAGAACGCCGCCTCCACCCACTACGTCATGCGGTCCGCAGACGGCGCGGTCACCCAGATGGTGCCCACCAAGGACATCGCCTTCCAGGCCGGGAACTACTCCACCAACCTGCACTCCATCGGCATCGAGCACGAGGGCTACGCCGCCCAGGGCGCCACCTGGTACACCGAAGCCCAGTACGAAGCCACCGCCGACCTCGTGACCTACCTCGCCGACCGATTCCGGATACCCCTGGACCGGCAGCACATCATCGGCCATGACAACGTTGCCGGACCCAACTCCTCACTCGTCTCCGGCATGCACTGGGACCCCGGCAACGGCTGGGACTGGGACCACTTCATGCGCCTGCTCGGCCACCCCCTCAGCGGACCGCACACCCCGCCCACCATCGGCTCGGTCGTGACCATCGACCCGACCTTCGCCGACAACGTGCAGAACGTCAACATCTGCCCCGCCGACGACCCCACCGGCAACACCCCCGCCTGCACCGACACACCACAGGCCTCCAACTTCGTCTACCTGCGCACCGCCCCCGACGCCACCGCCCCCCTCTTCGCCGACCAGGCCATCCACCCCACCGGCCCCGGCACCAACCGGATCAACGACTGGGGCAGCACCGCCCAGACCGGCCAGCAGTTCGTCGTCGCCGACGTACAGAACGACTGGACCGCCATCTGGTACAGCGGCGCCAAGGTCTGGTTCCACAACCCCGACGGCCAGAACACCAGATGCGCCTACGGCGTGAAAATCATCAAGGCCGCAGGCACCACCCCCGTAGCCGTCTACGGCTCCAGCTACCCCGACAAATCCGAATACCCCGCCGGCCTCGGCGCCTCCGCCCAGGCCCCCCTCAGCATGTACACCGTCCCCGCGGGCCAGGCCTACGTCGCCACCCAGCCCCCCGCCGCCACCGACGACTACTTCACCTCCGGAACCGTCGTCATCGGCGCCAAGAAGATGTACACCATCCAGTACAACCACCGCGTAGCACTCGTCTACGCCAACGACACCACCGCCACCACCGCCATCCACCACTGGGAAGACAGCGGAAACTGA